The following coding sequences lie in one Apium graveolens cultivar Ventura chromosome 3, ASM990537v1, whole genome shotgun sequence genomic window:
- the LOC141714595 gene encoding uncharacterized protein LOC141714595 translates to MSQLANTICEREKNKFPSQPEVNPKFPVNQRPHDVNTVISLRSGNQLRNRVGIDNEEENSSSKPNPSPLSPSLDHSKQPENFECSETPHSIAPPLKPSPNLSNERVFTPKASYPQRLISNKQSAQVDKILEVFKQVKVNIPLLDAIQQIPSYAKFPKELCNTFVDKALLDLGASVNLLLYSVYQELGLGELQKTNVTLQLADRSIKIPKGIIEDVLIKVGDFVFPVDFVVLETEPVKNPKNQIPVILGRPFPATSNALINCRNGLMKLTFGNMTIDLNIFHVGNQPNDYFDQHMEINLIDKMLDHETMSVDDALDFCLNHFGQNWVDSYYTNEVDGMLESTIPITNQELEPLPLSLYQASEPVDPSPPELELKPLPNTLKYMFLGPNESFPVIIASNLTTSQEEELLSVLRENKEAIGWSISDIKGISPAIVQHRIHLVDDVKPVREPQRRLNPTLMEVVRKEILKCLDNGIIFPISDSSWVSPIQVVLKKSGINVVTNENDEQVSTRVQSGWREKCHFMVKEGIVLGHKISKKGIEVDKAKIDLIASLPPPKSVKAIRSFLGHAGFYRRFIKDFSKKARPLTNLLSKDVKFEFNSDCLQSFEHLKKELTSSPIIKSPDWNEPFELMCDASDYLVGAVLGQRINKIPHVMLGIYVH, encoded by the exons ATGAGTCAATTAGCTAACACGATTTGTGAGCGCGAGAAGAATAAGTTTCCAAGTCAACCCGAGGTGAATCCTAAATTTCCGGTTAATCAAAGACCTCATGATGTGAACACTGTCATCTCTCTACGCTCGGGAAATCAATTGAGAAATCGAGTCGGTATTGATAATGAAGAAGAGAATTCGAGTTCGAAACCTAATCCCTCACCTTTGAGTCCGAGTCTAGATCACTCGAAGCAACCAGAGAATTTCGAGTGTAGCGAAACACCTCACTCGATTGCACCACCTTTGAAACCTAGCCCTAATTTGTCTAATGAAAGAGTCTTTACGCCGAAAGCTTCATATCCTCAACGACTTATTTCGAACAAACAATCGGCTCAAGTAGACAAGATCTTAGAAGTTTTCAAGCAAGTTAAGGTCAACATTCCTCTTTTAGATGCCATTCAACAAATTCCATCGTATGCTAAGTTTCCAAAAGAGTTGT GCAACACTTTTGTTGACAAAGCTTTACTTGACTTAGGTGCTAGTGTGAATCTTCTTCTATATTCTGTATACCAAGAACTCGGTCTAGGTGAACTTCAAAAGACCAATGTCACACTTCAATTAGCCGACCGTTCTATCAAAATTCCTAAGGGAATAATTGAAGACGTGTTGATTAAGGTTGGTGATTTTGTTTTTCCCGTTGATTTTGTGGTCCTAGAAACTGAACCGGTCAAAAATCCTAAAAATCAAATACCTGTCATTCTAGGAAGACCTTTTCCAGCCACATCCAATGCCTTGATTAATTGTAGGAACGGTTTAATGAAACTAACATTTGGAAATATGACCATTGATCTTAATATTTTTCATGTCGGGAACCAACCCAATGACTATTTTGACCAACACATGgaaattaatttaattgataAAATGCTTGATCATGAAACCATGAGTGTCGATGATGCTCTTGACTTTTGCTTAAATCATTTTGGTCAAAATTGGGTTGATTCCTATTACACTAATGAGGTCGATGGGATGTTAGAGTCCACCATTCCTATAACTAACCAAGAGCTTGAACCACTTCCTTTGTCCCTTTATCAAGCTAGTGAACCAGTTGATCCAAGTCCACCAGAATTAGAACTCAAACCTCTTCCTAACACTCTTAAGTACATGTTTCTTGGTCCTAATGAGTCTTTTCCCGTCATAATTGCTTCTAATTTGACCACGTCTCAAGAAGAGGAACTTTTAAGTGTGCTTAGAGAGAACAAAGAAGCCATAGGTTGGAGTATTTCTGATATTAAAGGAATTAGTCCGGCAATTGTCCAACATAGAATTCACTTAGTTGATGATGTTAAACCAGTTAGGGAGCCACAAAGAAGGTTGAACCCAACTTTGATGGAAGTTGTTaggaaggaaattcttaagtgccTAGATAATGGGATCATCTTTCCCATTTCTGATAGCTCATGGGTGAGTCCGATTCAAGTAGTACTTAAGAAATCGGGTATTAATGTAGTGACCAACGAGAATGATGAGCAAGTTTCCACTCGTGTTCAATCTGGTTGGAGA GAAAAATGTCATTTCATGGTTAAAGAAGGAATCGTCCTTGGTCATAAAATCTCGAAAAAGGGAATTGAAGTTGATAAAGCTAAAATTGATCTCATTGCTAGTCTCCCTCCACCAAAATCGGTCAAAGCAATTCGTTCATTTTTAGGACATGCTGGTTTTTATAGGCGTTTCATTAAGGATTTTAGTAAAAAGGCAAGACCCTTGACCAATCTTCTTTCCAAAGATGTCAAATTCGAGTTCAATAGTGATTGTTTACAATCTTTTGAACACCTTAAGAAAGAATTGACTTCATCCCCGATAATTAAATCTCCCGactggaatgagccttttgagttGATGTGTGATGCCTCCGACTATTTAGTTGGGGCAGTTTTAGGACAACGAATCAATAAGATACCTCATGtcatgttaggaatatatgtgcattag